One window from the genome of Candidatus Lokiarchaeota archaeon encodes:
- a CDS encoding nucleotidyltransferase encodes MDKDQVISRVKSTLESDQKIQAIYLFGSHATNTVNPMSDIDIAVLLDEEMVQDMVEIYWKLLRRISDALHTDRLDLVILNESEPALKFNVIKDGILVYDRDSVARVRFERRTINEYLDMQYIWKYYDAQLKKRLLEDASGD; translated from the coding sequence ATGGACAAGGATCAGGTCATCTCCCGTGTAAAATCAACACTCGAATCTGATCAGAAAATCCAAGCAATCTATCTTTTTGGTTCCCACGCAACCAACACTGTCAATCCGATGAGCGATATCGATATCGCAGTCTTGCTTGATGAAGAAATGGTTCAAGATATGGTTGAGATTTACTGGAAATTATTGCGCCGCATCTCAGATGCTTTGCATACCGATAGACTGGACCTTGTCATACTCAATGAATCAGAACCTGCTTTGAAATTCAATGTTATCAAAGATGGGATTCTCGTCTATGACAGGGATTCTGTTGCTCGTGTTCGATTTGAAAGAAGAACTATTAACGAATATCTAGATATGCAGTACATCTGGAAGTATTACGACGCTCAACTCAAAAAGAGATTACTGGAGGATGCTAGTGGTGATTGA
- a CDS encoding DUF86 domain-containing protein: MLVVIDSQIVSSRLSTIEQYLDRLERIRKEGRKAYMGDFDRRLIAERALHIAIEACIDISNHIISSRGYRKPQDYADVFKVLEENDVIESSLSNRLMDMARFRHRLVHLYSTLDNKVVFSILKENLQDIRDFAASVAELL; the protein is encoded by the coding sequence ATGCTAGTGGTGATTGATTCTCAAATCGTGTCATCCCGCCTTTCAACTATTGAGCAATATCTGGACCGTCTGGAAAGAATAAGAAAAGAAGGCAGAAAAGCATACATGGGAGATTTTGATAGGCGCTTAATAGCTGAACGGGCACTTCACATAGCCATTGAAGCGTGTATTGATATTTCCAATCACATAATCTCGTCTCGAGGATACAGAAAGCCCCAAGACTATGCCGATGTCTTCAAGGTGTTGGAAGAGAACGATGTTATTGAATCGAGCTTGAGCAATCGCTTGATGGATATGGCAAGATTTCGTCATAGACTCGTTCATCTCTATTCGACATTGGACAACAAAGTAGTATTCTCGATACTCAAAGAGAACCTGCAAGACATAAGGGACTTTGC